The stretch of DNA ataccgcacGTGCGGGCTGTTACCTAGTAGTGATGTATACAATAACTTAATAAGCTAGTGCAGCCCATTTTTAAATATCGATAAATCTAGGCCTGTAAATCCCAATGAGTGTATACCCCGTTTCATTTCTTGATCTAGATTAAGGTATATATTGGATACCGTGGTTGCCTGAAAACCTTGGATGATGTATAACTCTCctcttctatctttttcttgGGATTCACGTTTTCTATTCTTGATGTATTTGGTCCCAACCCGTTGGCGTTaagcagcttcttcttccttctatATTATTGCAATTTAGGATTAGTCGGTGTTCATCTCTAGCTTTCTTTTCTACAGAGATAAATTTTTCATGTAACGGGCATAATCCGTCGGTAATTTCCGACGGATTATCGACAGATTTCTAACAAGACTCGTGTTGGTCAGTTTTCCGTCGGAAAAAAATAGACGAAAAAAATCCGTCAGATCTGTCACCATTTCTGATGGATTACCGACCAAAGCCCACCGTCAGAATATCCCGTCAGAATTTGGTCGGTAAATATACCCATTACTAATGTACTTCGAATAAAATTCGGTTTCCGACAGATTTCCGACAAAATTGAATTATTACCTTTCTGACGGATTTCTGACGGATATCAGTTTCTTTTGGTTACTCTTCTgattctaaatagtttgtttttattaaacttaTTGTAACTCGAAggtagatttttaatttttgcgtAATTAATTCCATCTTACTATTTTCTGTccaaaattttagtaaataaataactattatagtataataaatGGGAAAATTCTCGAAAAAAACTCCAACTAATATATGCATATTTTGAGAATTCCTTATTTTGAGAATTAATTCCATGGTTATCATAAACACATAATATATGcatatttatgaagaaaaattATGGAATCAATGAGTTTAAGCTATAAACCGTCGGAAATCTGTCAGTAACTAGCGTCGAAAATCAATATCCGTCAGAAATCCGTCGGAAAGTTCTGACAGATTTCCGACGGGTCTCGAAATTTTTACCCGGGAatgaaataaattgaaattaagAATTTTAGCCATAACCGACGGTTTTTCTGTCGGTTTTCCGTCGGAAATTTCGATATAACCTAAGTAATTGTCTTCTTCTCCCTTAGCTATCCcgacaattttttatttttctcgatCTCTCCGGCTCTCCCTTCTCCCTTCTCCGGCCGGCGATCTCTCCCTTCTCCCTTCTCCCTTCTCCCTTCTCCCTTCTCCGGCGAACTCTCTCCCTTCTCCCTTCTTCGGCGAGCTCTCTCCCTTCTCCCTTCTCCGGCCGGCGATCTCTCTCCCTTCTCCGGCGCTCTTCTCTCATCAGATTCCGGCGAAGCTATGACGTAAAttctctctttcccttttaAATTTCTTAGTTTTGTTAGATATCTTAGGAATATGCTAGGTTTATAAGATTTGATGAATTGGAATTGTTTGGGTGTTATTGATTTGAGGATTTGGATTGTATTTTGGATTTGATGAAATTAATTTTGTGACAATTGAATTTTGATGGATTGAAATTTTGATGGATTGAATTTTGCTCCCAAATTTTGTTAAGTTATTTTTTGAATTgataaattgatttttgttaattgagttttgtaaatttaattttgttaatttaattttcttaattaaattgttAGTTGAGTTTTGTTAATTGatgaattaaattttgttaattggattttttttttatgtgattgttagttgaattttgataattgatgaattaaattaacaataattgGATTTTATagatttgatgattttattgatttgatgatttgatgatttgatgaTTCGATGCTACAATCTCTTGATGGATCGGAGTCCACTAAAACCAAGGGACGAGTTTTCGGACTAGGCAATCTCCTCGAAGCAAGGTCCTACAACGTGCTTCTCATTTGCTCCCACCCAAGAGTTCCAACCAGAACAAGCTATGCAAAAGAAGGGACGAGGAGTACAAGAAGAGGGACGCAGAGCTAGCAGCGTTCATGAGTGAGACACGGGCACGACATTCCGCTTTTTAGGTTTTCTTGAATTttaatttgctttcttttagtttttataatatttgttttaagtttctgaatttaactttaataatatttttaagtttctgaatttaaatatataagcatttcaattttaatgcaaatttgtataattattctattttttttgaaaaaacaaaaaaaaaatttttgtcGGAAATCTGTCGGAAATGATGGAGTTTTCTCGGAACTGTTCTGTCGGAAATGTGTCGGAAACGTCGTTAAACCGTCGATTATACCGTCGGTTTGGTGGATATTTTAGAATATAGTTCGGTCGGTAAACCGTCGGTAAAAACATTTCTGACGGAGTTCTGATAGACAATTACCTATGGATTTCTGACTGACAGTTACCGACAGAATTACCGACAATAGGTACCGTCGGTAATCCGTCGGTAATTGTCTGTCGGAAATCTGTTAGAAATATCCGACAGATTACCGACTGAAATATTTTTCCGACAGTCTGTACCCGACGGACGTTTCCGTCAATCTTTGTTTCCGACGGGAAACTGACGGATCTGCTTATCAGTtctagcctgttttcttgtagtgaattcTAAAACCTGATTTGTACTTGTTTATTCATTAATTACTCACTTCGTCAATATTGTAGGGTGATAGATAGATATTTCATTCAGAGTATAATGGATATagttttttagtattttaagaTCATATTTTGCTGTATATACAAAGTTAACACTTAACAGGCACACAAAATAATATCTTTAAAAACCATATTAGAGAATGTTCagaaaattaatagaaattaacATAAAGATCAAATGtttaaaacaacaatatattaTACGTGAAACGGCTATTCATTAAGTTCACTTAATTATTGTTTCAAATTATTAGGGCTTATTCTTATACCCATGCAATAAATTTAACGGAGAAAACGAGATTCCAAAAAGCTAcctacaaaagcaaaagaaaaggaaaaatagaatTACATTGCATGCCCACATGCAGGTGTATGCAATTATAACAGGTAAGGAATACCCTAGTATAATACTTTCGTCAAAGTGGTCTCGAATGTGATATAAATGGCTCTCTAAGCCGTGGCAGCGAGCTTGGCGAGAACACCAACGGCAATAGAGTTGATGTAAGTACAAGGCTCTGTGTACACGGAGGTCCATCGCAAATCTTGGAAGTTGTCTTGACGGTCAGGTCCTCCCAAGATGGCTCCAGTGAGCTCGTTAGCGTTAGGCACGTTCTTGTTGTACCATTTGACGAAGCTCATTGGGCAGCTTAGCGGCGCGTTGGCTTCATGCATAGGCACTGAGGCTCCTCTGTGGTGGGCTTGCTTTGGCGGGTTTGGTCCGAACCCAACCATGTACGATCGTCCTCTTGGGTTATGTCCTAGTAAGTAGTCAATCTGATACGTGCATAAAAATAGATATCTTCAGGCCAATTTCTATCATTGTGTGAGAACATATTAGGTATATATTCTAACACGTTATATATCACTTTATATGCAAAAAGACATTGGAATCTTCACTTCCCAAGTATTCAAACTTCGTACGGTGGTCTTAGTGTATGTTTATTTTGCATTCTTATTGGAAATATAAAGATGGAGACTATATTACCTGTTTCTTAGCAAAAGCCCTGAGGTGTGAACAATCAAATTGCTTGTTTCCGCAAGAGATCTTTTGGTTGTGTTCCTGAAGTATATCAGCGTACGCTGAGAATAAGAATGCCGTGGAGGTGACGTATTGACTGTTGGCTCCATCTCTCAAGTGAATCATACCacctaaatattttaataacgaAGATCACACTAAATCATACTGTAAATATACagttttagaaatatatgtatGCATGGAGCTAGGCAAGACCTGGGGTAGTGAAGACTTGGTGGTAAGGACTGTCGGGGAGATTAGAGCAGACAAAACTATCGGCTTGTTGTTTGTATAGGTCAAGTCCTTTTGCGCCTTCGAAGATCAACtgcatttacatatatttatttatgcatAAATCGGTTTCAGCCAAATAAATAACAACTTCGGATATGTGCTATATCCTATATACCTTGGTGATGAGGATCTGTGCACCAGCGTACTTGAGGTCCCAACTGAATTCAGCGACGTAAGCACTTATGGCTTCGAATTTGAGGTAGCTAAGGAACACCTCCTTCCTCGTCGCCTTGTATAGCCATGTTGCCGCCCATATCAACTCATCCTTCacattatttgtaattaatatgaattatatttacGATATATACGAACAAAGAAAAGTAATAATTGATATACTACATTTCAACTAGAGATAGAAGGTAGAGATGGGATTTACATTGTAACCGGAGTTAGAACAATAGAAGGGACATTCTCCATCGTATGTACCCTTGTGGCTTTTGGCTAGCTTGAAAAGCTGAAATTGAGATATTAATCAGCAATTAATCTTtagttctttttattatttataaattaaagagaGTTGTCTACAGAATATGTCATATTTCATACCAATTTGGCTTTGTTGAGGAGCTGGCGGGCATATTTGTGGTCGACATGGCGGAAAACGATGGAAGAAGCGGCAAATGCAGCAGCGGTTTCAGCCGCGATCTCCGTTCCAGGAACTTTATCGCTAATCTCCAAAATTGTCCTTGGCGTCTGCATGTTCTCGGGCCTCGCCCAACACTGGTGGTCGGCGTTTGGATCACCAACCTATTTGACCATATTCATAGCACGGCCATTTCAATTAATAAATAggtaagtttatttttatttcatgatTTAATTGCAAAATACGAAATTgattataagattgaaacctGAACATATAGGCGGTTCTTACGAGAAGAACATTTGAGGAAATAATCTGTGCCCCAACGGATAGCGGCACGAGCGTTTTCGAGCTCTCCCGTAGCTCGTAATTCTTTCTCGTAGGTAATGGTAGACCAAGCCAGCGTTGTGATCGTGAACGCCATTGGAAGACCATACTTTACATTGTCTCCTGCGTCATAGTACCCTCCGGACAAATCCacctatacatatattatatatagtaatcTCATTACTTGTAACCTAAGATCTGATTTCTAAATAAACATGATTTACTcgagaaaataaatataacgaACCCAGACTTACATTACAGAGTTTGCCATCATCGAGAGCAGAGTCACCTCTCCATGGAACCCTATTGTTAGTAGGGAGTTTCCCTGATCTTTGAGCCTCCAAGAAGATGAGGGATTTGGTTAGGGCTTCTTTGTAGTTTATGAATGTACCATTCACACACACAATGCTTATGATTCCGTAGAGACCCAACAATATGGCCCTAGTCACAACATTTCCCCTTCTTTTATCACCATAATTACCCatgatttcaaaattatgttttgtaataaaaattcaaactcTTTATATACGAAGTGagaacagagagaaaaggaaactgattttttttttttttactttctttttatgaagttctgtttttttttttttttgtttcaacaaaaaacgaaaaacaacgCCATGCTtttcgttttttcttgttttttttttttaattgttttattgctttttttccctttctttctaCTTCAGATTTTATATCTATTAAAGATGGCGGGAATGATTAGGGAGAACTTATAATAGAATTTTCTTAGAAGGTTAAGTATAGGTTTACTAATCTTGACTTAGATATTCACATCCATTA from Camelina sativa cultivar DH55 chromosome 9, Cs, whole genome shotgun sequence encodes:
- the LOC104710865 gene encoding endoglucanase 16-like — translated: MGNYGDKRRGNVVTRAILLGLYGIISIVCVNGTFINYKEALTKSLIFLEAQRSGKLPTNNRVPWRGDSALDDGKLCNVDLSGGYYDAGDNVKYGLPMAFTITTLAWSTITYEKELRATGELENARAAIRWGTDYFLKCSSRKNRLYVQVGDPNADHQCWARPENMQTPRTILEISDKVPGTEIAAETAAAFAASSIVFRHVDHKYARQLLNKAKLLFKLAKSHKGTYDGECPFYCSNSGYNDELIWAATWLYKATRKEVFLSYLKFEAISAYVAEFSWDLKYAGAQILITKLIFEGAKGLDLYKQQADSFVCSNLPDSPYHQVFTTPGGMIHLRDGANSQYVTSTAFLFSAYADILQEHNQKISCGNKQFDCSHLRAFAKKQIDYLLGHNPRGRSYMVGFGPNPPKQAHHRGASVPMHEANAPLSCPMSFVKWYNKNVPNANELTGAILGGPDRQDNFQDLRWTSVYTEPCTYINSIAVGVLAKLAATA